The Penaeus monodon isolate SGIC_2016 chromosome 5, NSTDA_Pmon_1, whole genome shotgun sequence genome window below encodes:
- the LOC119572809 gene encoding cold and drought-regulated protein CORA-like: MKLFQILFVLTLCVLLELALAYPAAEPEAEAKAEARRRFGGFGHGGFGHGGFGNGFGHGGFGHGFGHGGFDHGFGGHDHVIHHGDHIHVLHHHF, translated from the exons atgaaactg TTCCAGATCCTGTTTGTGCTGACCCTCTGCGTCTTACTGGAGTTGGCGTTGGCCTACCCTGCAGCTGAACCCGAAGCCGAAGCCAAAGCCGAAGCGAGGCGGCGTTTCGGAGGATTCGGTCACGGTGGATTCGGTCACGGCGGATTCGGCAATGGATTCGGTCACGGCGGATTCGGCCATGGATTCGGTCACGGTGGATTCGACCATGGATTCGGTGGCCACGACCACGTTATTCACCACGGCGATCATATTCACGTCCTCCACCACCACTTTTAA